Genomic DNA from Desulfobaccales bacterium:
TGGTTCGCTCCCCCTACGAAAGAAGGATGCTGGAAAATTAGTCAGAAGGGGCCCGCAGCAGTGACGAGTCGGCCTGCCCGGTACACCCTGAAACCTTACTAAGGATAAGGGGGCATTGGGTATCTGCTTGTCATGCTCAGGATTTTTGCAGTCATCTATTGCTGAGATATGACTTTAATGCTCGCGGTTTTTAGTAATTGAGCTTTACCTGCCTCTGTTAGAATCAAAAATAAAGCCGGTAAATTCGCCATAGTGGTGAATTGTTGGACGTTAATCCACCCCAAGGCCATTAATTGAATCTTGATGGTCTGGAACAATTCGTCTGTTATTTCATATGAATTAATATTTTCAATTTCTATACCATTAACTTTTAATATACCTTTGGTAAGTAGCGTATTTGCAGTAGCTTCATTTAGCCACATTAGAAGATGAGGTCCGAGTAATGATATTATGAAATTCCAGGATACTTCGTATTTCCAATGTGCCTTTCCGTATGGAGATTTGTATGTACCACTCAATTTAATAGTCTCATCTCCTTGGGCAAGATTAGAAGTATCAATAACAAACTTATTTCTATAAATGCCTAACTCTGCCGATAGCTTCTCATTTCTTTGCTGGAGTTGGTTCACCTGCTGCAAAAGGTCCGCGCTTGCTACGGAATTGCCACGAACCCATCCTATTGCAGGATGCGATTTCATGGCTTTTGTGAGGCTCAGTGCGACTAGACCAGGTAACTCGTCGGCTTTTGTCCAATACCTAATTAATCTCCCATTAGAGACCTTATCTCGAAACGCTTGCAACTTGAGTCGCCCCTCTGACTCTGGTTCAGTTTTTCCAGCCGGTATAATATCCGGATTTCCATGTAGAAAACCGATTACATATATGCCTTTTTCAATAGCATAATCATATTCCTTTTCAGTATAGCTGACACCTTCAGGAGTGACAGAACCATATCTGCCTCCAATGGTGATCATATAGTAATCACAATCATCGATAACCTTTTTGATGAATTCAAACTGCTCTTCATCCGCAGCCGGAAATAGCTCCATTCCGGTTGGGATACAATCCATTTCAAGGACCGTCTGCATCACTTGTTTGCGTTCATCCTTGAGATCACTATATGTCGAGCTAATGAAAACTTGATATCGTTTATCCATCATACCCTCATATGTAGCTCTAAATGTTCCCTATTCTTAAATTCACATTGCCATGAGCAAGGAGGGTTGTCAAGAAGGAGGCAATTTTCAGCCGTCTCCGGCTAGAGTTTTTCGATTCTCATTATAATATGTATAGAGGCCCCCTTAATCATGATAAGGTCCCCTAGCGGAGCTTGGGCACGAGAGCCACAAGAGTGGTGCGTAAGACGCACGCTACAGTTTCTTATCCGCTTTACAGAACCTTTGCTTTTTGAGCCTGCGCCCGCTATAATCAATTGATTAAATTATATTTAGGGGTTAAATCCAGGGCCGCCGGTGTCATCGGGCGGGGTCTGGCTTACCCGGACTTTAAAGGCATGCTCGATCCCCATCAAGAAAGAGTGCTCATCCTGGATTTCGGCTCCCAGTACACCCAGCTCATTGCGCGGCGGGTGCGGGAACTGAAAGTTTACTGCGAAATCCATCCCTATATCATGCCGCTTAAGAGCATCCAGGAGTTCGCGCCCCGGGCCATCATCCTGTCGGGCGGGCCCAGGAGCGTCTATGACCGGGACGCGCCCAGCGTGGACCCGGACTTGTTCGCTCAGGGGGTGCCGGTGTTGGGCATCTGTTACGGCATCCAGCTCCTCAATCACCTTTTGGGCGGCGAGGTAGCCCCCGCGGAATCCAGGGAATACGGTCACAAAACGTTCACTATCACCAATTTCGACGATCTGTTTTACGGCCTGAATCCCCAGGAGCAGGTCTGGATGAGCCACGGCGACCGGGTGGATCATCTGGCGCCAGGGTTCGAGGTGATCGGCTACAGTGATTCCTGTCCCACCGGGGCCATCCGGGACACCTCCCGGCGGCTCTACGGAGTGCAGTTCCACCCTGAAGTGCACCACACGCCCCGGGGCAAAGAGATCCTGAGCAATTTTCTTTTCCGTATCTGCGGCTTAAAGCCGCTGTGGACCATGGCTTCCTTCATCGAGGCCGCCACCGACAGCATCCGGGAGCAGGTGGGCGACTCAAGAGTGATCTGCGCTCTGTCCGGAGGCGTGGATTCTTCGGTCACTGCGGTGCTGGTGCACCGGGCCATCGGGGACCGTTTGACCTGCGTGTTTGTGAACAACGGCCTGTTGCGCAAAGGCGAAGCCGAGGAAGTCTTTCACCTGTTCAGGGAGCATCATCATCTGAACCTGGTCTACGTGGACGCCACCGTGGAGTTCCTTAAGCAACTCCAGGGGGTTACCGACCCGGAGGAGAAACGCCGCCGCATCGGGCATGAATTCATCCGCATCTTTGCGGTGGAAGCCAAAAAGCTAGGCGGGGTGAAATACCTGGCCCAGGGGACGCTATACCCCGATGTCATTGAAAGCGTGTCCTTCAAAGGGCCGTCGGCCACCATCAAGACCCACCACAACGTAGGGGGGCTGCCCACAGTGATGCCCCTGAAGCTCTTGGAGCCGCTGCGGGAGCTTTTTAAGGACGAAGTTCGGGAAGTGGGCACGGAGTTGGGGCTGGCGGAGTCTCTGGTGTGGCGCCATCCTTTTCCGGGGCCGGGGCTGGCCATCCGCATCCTGGGGGACGTCACCCCCGACAAGCTCGAGATCTTACGCGATGCCGACGCCATCGTGCAGGAAGAGATGGTGGCCTCCGGCTTCTATCGCCAGGTCTGGCAGGCCTTTGCCGTGCTCTTGCCCGTGCGCACCGTAGGGGTGATGGGGGATGAGCGCACCTATGAGTCCGTCATTGCGCTGCGGATCGTGGATTCAGCGGACGCCATGACCGCGGACTGGAGCCGCCTGCCCCACGATTTTCTGGCCCGGCTGGCCAACCGCATCATCAACGAAGTCAAGCGGGTCAATCGGGTGGTGTTGGATATTTCATCGAAGCCGCCGAGTACGATTGAATGGGAGTAGAGTAGTAGTAATTATTAAGGTGTCCAAGCAAAGCTTGGACGAAAAATAACCGTTCCCAAGTGCAACTTGGGAACGAGAATCGAAATTAACCGTTCCCAAGCAGGAGCTTGGGAACGAGAATAGAATTTATGGCAACACCTAAGAAAGATCAGGTAGCCGCGACCCCGCCGCCGGAGCCCGGCCTCAGGTTTTTCCGGGAGATTCTGGGGCAGGATTGGGTCGTGTCACATCTCAAGGGCGCTATGGCCGCGGGGCGGCTGGCCCATGCCTATCTGTTCCTGGGGCCGGCGGGGGTGGGCAAGGCCACGACGGCCCGGGCCATGGCCGCAGCCTTGAACTGCGCTGCGCCTGCGGCAGATGGGGACGCCTGCGGGGAATGCCCATCGTGTAAGCGCATGAATGCGGGCACCCATCCCGATTTTTTGATGATCAGCCCGGAAGAGGCGAAGGCCCAGATCAAGATCGAGGTGATTCGGGAACTGCGCCGCCTGACGGATTATCCTCCCTTGGGGGGAGGCTGGCGGGTGGTGTTGATTAATCCGGCGGAAGCCTTGAGCGCCTTAAACGACGCGGCGGCCAACGCTTTGTTAAAAACTTTGGAGGAGCCTCCTCCCCGGCACCTGTTGGTGCTTACCGCCCGGGGCGAAGCGGACCTGCTGCCCACTATCGTTTCGCGGTGCCACAAGCTAGCCTTTGCGCCTTTGCCGACGGCCCTGATTATTCGGGAACTTGAAAACCGGCGGGGCCTGCCCTCGTCCCAGGCGGCCCTGGTGGCTGCCTTGAGCAGCGGTTCTCTGGGCCGGGCCTTAACTCTGGACCCGGAGGAGCTGGTCAAACAGCGGGACCAGGTCCTGGCGGACTTGGGCCGTTTTCAGCAAGGTTCGGCTACAGTGGTCCTGGAATGGGCCCAGCGTCTGGCCAAGAATCGGTCGGACCTGGATAACTTTCTCTTGCTGGCCCAACTCTGGTATCGGGACCTGTTGCTGGCCCATTTCCAGGCCCCTGGCGAACTTTACGCCCACCAAGACCTCCTGCCGGCGCTCAAGCGCGAGCAGGCTATAGGCGCGCCTCAAACCTGGTTCGCCAACTTCACGGCCTTAAGTCAGGCCCAGCGCCAGTTCCAGGCCAACCTCAACCCGGAATTGACCCTGGATATCCTGGGCTTCAAGCTTGCAGCGCCAAGGGGACCATCATGACCCTCGCTAAAATTTGTCTCGGTCCCGGTAACCAATGCTGCCTGGCGGACCCGGGGCCTCTCGCCCTCAAAGCCCAAGACCGGGTGGTGGTGGAACATGAAACCGGCCTGAAGCTGGGCACCGTGGTGGGCGTCTATGCTGACGTCGATCCCCAGATGGGCTCGACCCAACTGAAGACCGTGGTGCGGCTGGCCACCTTGGAAGACCTGGACCAGGAAGAAAAAAACCGGCTGCTGGAAGAGCGGGCCCTGCAATTTTGCCAGAAACGGGTGGAGAGCCACCGGCTGCCGATCTACCTGGTGAAGGTGGAATGTCTGTTTGACGCCTCCAAAGTCGTCTTCTTTTTCACGGCCCCCGGGCGGGTGGACTTTCGGGAACTGGTCAAGGACCTGGTCCAGGAATTCCGCACCCGCATCGAATTGCGCCAGATCGGGGTGCGCCACCGGGCCAAGATGGTGGGTGGTCTGGGCATCTGCGGGCGAGGCCTGTGCTGCGCCCACTTTCTCCGGGATTTCGAGCCGGTGAGCGTGCGCATGGCCAAAGAACAACAGCTCAGCCTCAACCCCAACAAAATCTCCGGCATCTGCGGCCGCCTGATGTGCTGCCTCACCTACGAGTACTCCTCGTACCAGGAACTCAGGAAGTCCCTGCCCAAGGTGGGGAAACGCCTCCAGGCCCCCGAAGGGGAAGGCAAAATCATCCGCTACAATTTTATCCGGGAAACCGTGACTTTAGAGATGGAAGACAGGCGGGAGGTGGAATTTACTTTCGTGGAACTGGGTATCGGCGACAGCGGGTCGGCAGTGGTGGTGGCGGTGGCGGAACCCGAGGAATAGCAAGATTCTCCCGGTGCTTAAGTTCCTTAGCTAATTTTTTTCAAAGTCACCCCTCACCCTAGCCCTCTCCCCTCAAAGGGGAGAGGGGATAAAACAGAAGCAGCCTTTGGCGAGTTCCAAGTTGCGTTAAGTTGCGCAATCGAGTGATCGGGTTGCCCTGATCTCCGGGCTTTTGCAGAAGAGGGCCGAGATGGACGAAGTCGATAGGACCCTGGACGCTTTAAGGGTCCAGATCAAGAAAGAAATTGTCGACAATTATTTTGCCGACCGGGTCTACCTGGAAGAGGATACGGAACTCCTGCACCAGGAAGTCCAGAGTTACGTTAAGGACCTGGACATTTTGCGCAAACGGTTTATGGCTCTGTACCATGCCTTGGGCTCCAAGGAGGCCTGCGTCCTGCTGATGGATGTTTTGAAAATCGAGGCCTGGCCGTTTTATCCGGAGTACTGCGACCTCTCGTCCCAGGGGCAATTGGACCTGCTTAGAGATTGCCGGCCCCGCGGCCTCACCGCTTACCGCCGCTTCCGCAATCTGATTTTTGACCTATACGAACGTCTGCAGCAGGAAAGCGTCAAGCTTAGCGAGGCTTACGCCAAAATCCAGACTCACCTGAAACTCCTCAACGAAGATATCAACAAGTATAATCTCTCCTATGATTTTGGCCTGATTGCAGCCCAGATCGAGGCCATGGATGGCGGCCGGGACGAATCCATGTGCGGGGGCCTGTTGGCCCCGGAA
This window encodes:
- a CDS encoding DUF4062 domain-containing protein; the encoded protein is MMDKRYQVFISSTYSDLKDERKQVMQTVLEMDCIPTGMELFPAADEEQFEFIKKVIDDCDYYMITIGGRYGSVTPEGVSYTEKEYDYAIEKGIYVIGFLHGNPDIIPAGKTEPESEGRLKLQAFRDKVSNGRLIRYWTKADELPGLVALSLTKAMKSHPAIGWVRGNSVASADLLQQVNQLQQRNEKLSAELGIYRNKFVIDTSNLAQGDETIKLSGTYKSPYGKAHWKYEVSWNFIISLLGPHLLMWLNEATANTLLTKGILKVNGIEIENINSYEITDELFQTIKIQLMALGWINVQQFTTMANLPALFLILTEAGKAQLLKTASIKVISQQ
- the guaA gene encoding glutamine-hydrolyzing GMP synthase, yielding MIKLYLGVKSRAAGVIGRGLAYPDFKGMLDPHQERVLILDFGSQYTQLIARRVRELKVYCEIHPYIMPLKSIQEFAPRAIILSGGPRSVYDRDAPSVDPDLFAQGVPVLGICYGIQLLNHLLGGEVAPAESREYGHKTFTITNFDDLFYGLNPQEQVWMSHGDRVDHLAPGFEVIGYSDSCPTGAIRDTSRRLYGVQFHPEVHHTPRGKEILSNFLFRICGLKPLWTMASFIEAATDSIREQVGDSRVICALSGGVDSSVTAVLVHRAIGDRLTCVFVNNGLLRKGEAEEVFHLFREHHHLNLVYVDATVEFLKQLQGVTDPEEKRRRIGHEFIRIFAVEAKKLGGVKYLAQGTLYPDVIESVSFKGPSATIKTHHNVGGLPTVMPLKLLEPLRELFKDEVREVGTELGLAESLVWRHPFPGPGLAIRILGDVTPDKLEILRDADAIVQEEMVASGFYRQVWQAFAVLLPVRTVGVMGDERTYESVIALRIVDSADAMTADWSRLPHDFLARLANRIINEVKRVNRVVLDISSKPPSTIEWE
- the holB gene encoding DNA polymerase III subunit delta', giving the protein MATPKKDQVAATPPPEPGLRFFREILGQDWVVSHLKGAMAAGRLAHAYLFLGPAGVGKATTARAMAAALNCAAPAADGDACGECPSCKRMNAGTHPDFLMISPEEAKAQIKIEVIRELRRLTDYPPLGGGWRVVLINPAEALSALNDAAANALLKTLEEPPPRHLLVLTARGEADLLPTIVSRCHKLAFAPLPTALIIRELENRRGLPSSQAALVAALSSGSLGRALTLDPEELVKQRDQVLADLGRFQQGSATVVLEWAQRLAKNRSDLDNFLLLAQLWYRDLLLAHFQAPGELYAHQDLLPALKREQAIGAPQTWFANFTALSQAQRQFQANLNPELTLDILGFKLAAPRGPS
- a CDS encoding stage 0 sporulation family protein, yielding MTLAKICLGPGNQCCLADPGPLALKAQDRVVVEHETGLKLGTVVGVYADVDPQMGSTQLKTVVRLATLEDLDQEEKNRLLEERALQFCQKRVESHRLPIYLVKVECLFDASKVVFFFTAPGRVDFRELVKDLVQEFRTRIELRQIGVRHRAKMVGGLGICGRGLCCAHFLRDFEPVSVRMAKEQQLSLNPNKISGICGRLMCCLTYEYSSYQELRKSLPKVGKRLQAPEGEGKIIRYNFIRETVTLEMEDRREVEFTFVELGIGDSGSAVVVAVAEPEE